A DNA window from Kitasatospora atroaurantiaca contains the following coding sequences:
- a CDS encoding HPr family phosphocarrier protein: protein MPQLLVTIGSQSGLHARPASLFVQAAARQPVKVTLAKPGQHPVDARSLLSVLALGAGHGDTLELAAEGDQAQGVLEELAALLGSDLDARA, encoded by the coding sequence ATGCCCCAGCTCCTGGTCACCATCGGCTCGCAGAGCGGTCTCCATGCCCGTCCGGCGTCGCTCTTCGTCCAGGCCGCCGCCCGCCAGCCGGTCAAGGTCACCCTGGCCAAGCCGGGGCAGCACCCGGTGGACGCCCGCAGCCTGCTCTCCGTCCTGGCGCTCGGCGCGGGCCACGGCGACACCCTGGAGCTCGCCGCCGAGGGAGACCAGGCGCAGGGCGTCCTGGAGGAGCTCGCCGCGCTCCTCGGCAGCGACCTGGACGCGCGCGCATGA
- a CDS encoding DeoR/GlpR family DNA-binding transcription regulator, whose protein sequence is MYAPERQQQILLLAQENGRVDVPSLAEDFGVTQETIRRDLSALDRAGLLRRVHGGALPAGGLHLEPGLAERDSTAAAEKERIARAALPLLPTEGNLLLDAGTTVSRLAALLPLDSRLTVVTNALPVAARLADHPDLTLYLVGGRLRHRTQAAVDAWALRDLADVHADVAVIATNGFSPEGGLSTPDLAEAAVKRAMVAGARRVLLLADSAKYGARHFARFGSLEQVDILVTDTGLTDQQAAEIANLGPEVIRA, encoded by the coding sequence ATGTACGCTCCCGAGCGCCAGCAGCAGATCCTGCTCCTCGCCCAGGAAAACGGGCGGGTCGACGTGCCCTCGCTCGCCGAGGACTTCGGCGTCACGCAGGAGACCATCCGCCGCGACCTCAGCGCGCTGGACCGGGCCGGGCTGCTGCGCCGCGTCCACGGCGGCGCCCTCCCGGCGGGCGGACTGCACCTGGAGCCGGGGCTGGCCGAACGGGACAGTACCGCCGCCGCCGAGAAGGAGCGGATCGCCCGGGCCGCCCTGCCGCTGCTGCCCACCGAGGGCAACCTGCTGCTGGACGCCGGCACCACGGTCTCCCGGCTCGCCGCGCTGCTCCCCCTCGACAGCCGCCTGACCGTGGTGACCAACGCCCTCCCCGTGGCCGCCCGCCTCGCCGACCACCCGGACCTCACCCTGTACCTGGTCGGCGGCCGGCTGCGCCACCGCACCCAGGCCGCCGTGGACGCCTGGGCGCTGCGCGACCTGGCGGACGTCCACGCCGACGTCGCCGTGATCGCCACCAACGGCTTCTCCCCCGAGGGCGGGCTCAGCACTCCGGACCTCGCCGAGGCGGCGGTGAAGCGGGCCATGGTGGCCGGGGCCCGCCGGGTGCTGCTGCTCGCCGACTCGGCCAAGTACGGCGCCCGGCACTTCGCCCGCTTCGGGTCGCTCGAGCAGGTCGACATCCTCGTCACCGACACCGGGCTGACCGACCAGCAGGCCGCAGAGATCGCGAACCTCGGACCGGAAGTGATCCGCGCATGA
- the pfkB gene encoding 1-phosphofructokinase — MIVTITPNPSLDRTYELPALSRGEVNRAATDRVDPGGKGVNVARALTAAGHRTTAVLPLGGFSGLLLSDLLLRQGIAVATVPVRGETRINVSIVESDHGLTKINAPGPELSEHESAALLAAVRRDFTGPEVDWLACCGSLPRGLAPDWYAELVGQVHSGGARIALDTSGPALLAALKARPDVVKPNREELAEAVGRPLATVGDVVEAAGELRERGAQQVLASLGADGMLLVAEEGSWFGTAAVAEVRSDVGAGDASLAGFLGAGGSGLKALAAALAHGAAAVRLPGSMMPTPADLDHAAVRVTAEIPAERVLRD; from the coding sequence ATGATCGTCACCATCACCCCCAACCCCAGCCTGGACCGCACCTACGAGCTGCCGGCACTGTCCCGGGGCGAGGTCAACCGCGCCGCCACCGACCGCGTCGACCCCGGCGGCAAGGGCGTCAACGTCGCCCGGGCGCTCACCGCCGCCGGGCACCGGACCACCGCCGTCCTGCCGCTCGGCGGGTTCTCCGGGCTGCTCCTCTCCGACCTGCTGCTCCGCCAGGGCATCGCCGTGGCCACCGTCCCGGTGCGCGGTGAGACCCGGATCAACGTCAGCATCGTCGAGTCCGACCACGGCCTCACCAAGATCAACGCACCCGGCCCCGAGCTCAGCGAGCATGAGTCGGCCGCTCTACTGGCCGCCGTACGGAGGGACTTCACCGGCCCCGAGGTGGACTGGCTGGCCTGCTGCGGCAGCCTGCCGCGCGGGCTGGCTCCCGACTGGTACGCCGAGCTGGTCGGCCAGGTGCACTCGGGCGGGGCCCGGATCGCCCTGGACACCTCGGGGCCCGCCCTGCTCGCGGCGCTGAAGGCGCGGCCGGACGTGGTCAAGCCCAACCGGGAGGAACTGGCCGAGGCCGTCGGCCGCCCGCTGGCCACCGTCGGCGACGTCGTCGAGGCGGCGGGCGAGCTGCGGGAGCGCGGGGCGCAGCAGGTACTCGCGAGCCTCGGCGCCGACGGCATGCTGCTGGTCGCCGAGGAGGGCAGTTGGTTCGGCACCGCGGCGGTGGCCGAGGTGCGCAGCGATGTGGGAGCGGGCGATGCGTCGCTGGCGGGCTTCCTGGGCGCGGGCGGCTCGGGGCTGAAGGCGCTGGCGGCCGCGCTAGCGCACGGTGCGGCGGCCGTCCGGCTGCCGGGGAGCATGATGCCGACCCCCGCCGATCTCGATCATGCGGCGGTCAGGGTGACCGCCGAGATCCCGGCGGAGCGCGTGCTGCGCGACTGA
- a CDS encoding PTS fructose transporter subunit IIABC yields the protein MSDSGRLITPALVDLYLAPDDKSEALRALAQRLVAEGRVTDLDGFLADIAAREAQAPTGLGDGIGIPHCRSAHVTRPSLAFGRSSRGLDFDAPDGLPADLVFMIAAPDGADDAHLQILASLARRLMDPEFTGALRAATDPGAVAALVNGEPTAEPAAEPPVRAADTALRLVAVTSCPTGIAHTYMAAQALEQAAARAGAQIHVETQGSAGSTPLDPAVIAAADAVIFAHDVEVRDKARFAGKPTVDVGVKAGVNRADDLVAQAAELAKAAGPTRTAPVTTASVRKDEHWGNRLRQYLMTGVSYMIPFVAAGGLLIALGFAIGGYEIASAPSVVGHFDWASQHSWAAMLFQAGKAAFGFLVPILSGYIAYAIADRAALAAGVVGGAISLTVGAGFLGGIASGLIAGFLVRWMVRWRVPRSIAGIMPVVVIPLLSVAVVGFLMFVVIGSPIASVMSGLTDWLNSLSGTNAILLGVLLGAMMAFDMGGPLNKVAYTFAAGALTTAGATPDAGSLKVMAAVMAAGMTPPLGLALATVVRGRLFTREERENGKAAWVLGASFITEGAIPFAAADPLRVIPSAIVGSMTAGGLSMAFGSTLRAPHGGIWVLPLIGSPVLYVLSIAAGTVVTAALVVLLKGLRRPAPATAVPVVDERVAVPAGV from the coding sequence ATGAGTGACTCCGGCAGACTGATCACCCCAGCGCTCGTCGATCTCTATCTGGCCCCCGACGACAAGTCCGAGGCGCTGCGCGCCCTGGCCCAGCGGCTGGTGGCCGAGGGCCGGGTCACCGACCTCGACGGCTTCCTCGCCGACATCGCCGCCCGCGAGGCGCAGGCCCCCACCGGGCTCGGCGACGGCATCGGCATCCCGCACTGCCGGTCCGCCCACGTCACCCGGCCGAGCCTGGCCTTCGGGCGCAGCTCGCGCGGCCTGGACTTCGACGCGCCGGACGGGCTCCCCGCCGACCTGGTCTTCATGATCGCGGCGCCGGACGGTGCGGACGACGCCCATCTGCAGATCCTGGCCTCGCTGGCCCGGCGGCTGATGGACCCGGAGTTCACCGGCGCGCTGCGGGCGGCGACCGACCCGGGCGCGGTCGCCGCGCTGGTCAACGGCGAGCCGACGGCCGAGCCGGCCGCCGAGCCGCCCGTTCGGGCGGCGGACACGGCCCTTCGGCTGGTCGCCGTCACCTCCTGCCCCACCGGTATCGCCCACACCTACATGGCCGCCCAGGCCCTGGAGCAGGCGGCCGCCCGCGCGGGCGCGCAGATCCACGTCGAGACCCAGGGCTCGGCCGGCTCCACGCCGCTCGACCCGGCCGTGATCGCGGCCGCCGACGCGGTGATCTTCGCCCACGACGTCGAGGTCAGGGACAAGGCCAGGTTCGCCGGGAAGCCGACCGTCGACGTGGGCGTCAAGGCCGGGGTCAACCGGGCCGACGACCTCGTCGCGCAGGCCGCCGAGCTGGCCAAGGCGGCCGGCCCGACCCGCACCGCGCCCGTCACCACCGCATCCGTCCGCAAGGACGAGCACTGGGGCAACCGCCTGCGCCAGTACCTGATGACCGGCGTCAGCTACATGATCCCGTTCGTCGCGGCCGGCGGTCTGCTGATCGCCCTCGGCTTCGCGATCGGCGGGTACGAGATCGCCTCCGCCCCGTCCGTGGTCGGCCACTTCGACTGGGCCTCGCAGCACAGTTGGGCCGCGATGCTGTTCCAGGCGGGCAAGGCGGCCTTCGGCTTCCTGGTGCCGATCCTGTCCGGCTACATCGCGTACGCCATCGCGGACCGCGCCGCACTCGCCGCGGGCGTGGTCGGCGGCGCGATCTCCCTCACCGTCGGGGCGGGCTTCCTGGGCGGCATAGCCTCGGGTCTGATCGCGGGCTTCCTGGTGCGCTGGATGGTGCGCTGGCGGGTGCCGAGGTCGATCGCCGGGATCATGCCGGTGGTCGTCATCCCGCTGCTCTCGGTGGCGGTGGTCGGGTTCCTGATGTTCGTGGTCATCGGCTCGCCGATCGCCTCGGTGATGAGCGGCCTGACCGACTGGCTGAACAGCCTCTCCGGCACCAACGCGATCCTGCTCGGGGTGCTGCTCGGCGCGATGATGGCCTTCGACATGGGCGGCCCGCTCAACAAGGTGGCGTACACCTTCGCGGCGGGCGCGCTCACCACGGCCGGCGCCACCCCGGACGCCGGCAGTCTCAAGGTGATGGCCGCCGTGATGGCCGCCGGTATGACGCCGCCGCTCGGCCTGGCCCTGGCCACCGTCGTCCGCGGCAGGCTGTTCACCCGCGAGGAGCGGGAGAACGGCAAGGCCGCCTGGGTGCTCGGCGCCTCCTTCATCACCGAGGGTGCGATCCCGTTCGCGGCCGCCGACCCGCTGCGGGTCATCCCCTCCGCGATCGTGGGCAGCATGACGGCGGGCGGCCTGTCGATGGCCTTCGGATCCACCCTGCGGGCCCCGCACGGCGGAATCTGGGTGCTGCCGCTGATCGGCAGCCCGGTCCTGTACGTGCTCTCCATCGCCGCGGGCACGGTGGTCACGGCGGCCCTGGTGGTCCTGCTCAAGGGCCTGCGCCGGCCGGCCCCCGCCACCGCCGTCCCGGTGGTGGACGAGCGGGTGGCCGTACCCGCCGGGGTCTGA
- a CDS encoding adenosine deaminase — translation MSIPKAELHLHIEGTLEPELAFRLAERNGVTLPFASVDELRAAYRFDDLQSFLDLYYRLTEVLGTEQDFTDLADAYLARARAQGVRHAEIFFDPQAHLARKVPIETVIGGLSASLDRSQERFGITTGLILCFLRDEPAEAALATLEAAKPYLDKIIAVGLDSAEVGNPPSKFTAVYERARELGLRAVAHAGEEGPASYVWEALDLLRVERIDHGIRSLEDPELVERLVRERVPLTVCPFSNVRLRCVDTLADHPLRRMLDAGLVATVNSDDPAYFGGYVGQNLVDTTAALGLTEDQVRTLARNSFEASFLDEPTRARYLAEVEAYRF, via the coding sequence ATGTCCATACCCAAAGCCGAGCTGCACCTGCACATCGAAGGCACCCTGGAGCCCGAGCTGGCCTTCCGGCTGGCCGAGCGCAACGGCGTCACGCTGCCCTTCGCGAGCGTGGACGAGCTGCGCGCGGCGTACCGCTTCGATGATCTGCAGTCCTTCCTCGACCTGTACTACCGGTTGACGGAGGTGCTCGGCACCGAGCAGGACTTCACCGATCTGGCCGACGCCTATCTGGCCAGGGCCCGGGCGCAGGGCGTCCGGCATGCCGAGATCTTCTTCGACCCGCAGGCGCACCTCGCCCGCAAGGTCCCGATCGAGACGGTGATCGGCGGGCTGAGCGCCTCGCTCGACCGCAGCCAGGAGCGGTTCGGCATCACCACCGGCCTGATCCTCTGTTTCCTCCGCGACGAGCCGGCCGAGGCCGCGCTCGCGACGCTGGAGGCCGCGAAGCCGTACCTGGACAAGATCATCGCCGTCGGCCTGGACTCCGCCGAGGTCGGCAACCCGCCGTCCAAGTTCACCGCCGTGTACGAGCGCGCCCGTGAGCTGGGCCTGCGGGCCGTCGCCCACGCCGGGGAGGAGGGCCCCGCCTCGTACGTGTGGGAGGCGCTCGACCTGCTGCGGGTGGAGCGGATCGACCACGGCATCCGCTCGCTGGAGGACCCGGAGCTGGTCGAGCGCCTCGTCCGGGAGCGCGTCCCGCTGACGGTGTGCCCGTTCTCCAACGTCCGGCTGCGCTGCGTGGACACGCTGGCCGACCACCCGCTCCGGCGGATGCTCGACGCCGGTCTGGTCGCGACGGTCAACTCGGACGACCCGGCGTACTTCGGCGGGTACGTCGGCCAGAACCTCGTCGACACCACCGCCGCGCTCGGGCTGACCGAGGACCAGGTACGCACCCTGGCCCGCAACTCCTTCGAGGCCTCCTTCCTCGACGAGCCGACCCGGGCGCGCTACCTGGCCGAGGTCGAGGCCTACCGGTTCTGA
- a CDS encoding MBL fold metallo-hydrolase — MSTLDFKVIDLDFPVGSRNKTATLITGERQALLIDAGFTRADGHRLVAGILDSGKELTKVFISHADPDYYWGAEVVADAFPRAELVATPPVIAHIRAAHEGKLKAWEAVGANRPTRLVELQPLTDDLLFEGHRFELTGGHPLLPDRHYLWQARHRAIVGGVLLFQNQHVWTADTPRPEQRAAWIELLNDMELLDPVLVVPGHRLPGSATDASAIRYTRDYLLAFETILPAASDGAEATAELVERYPDAGMLIAAQIGPKVAKGEMAWG; from the coding sequence TTGAGCACCCTCGACTTCAAGGTCATCGACCTGGACTTCCCGGTCGGCAGCAGGAACAAGACCGCGACCCTGATCACCGGCGAGCGGCAGGCCCTCCTGATCGACGCCGGGTTCACCCGGGCCGACGGCCACCGCCTGGTCGCCGGGATCCTCGACTCCGGCAAGGAACTGACCAAGGTCTTCATCAGCCACGCCGACCCCGACTACTACTGGGGTGCGGAGGTCGTCGCCGACGCCTTCCCGCGGGCGGAGCTTGTCGCCACGCCGCCCGTCATCGCGCACATCCGGGCCGCGCACGAGGGCAAGCTCAAGGCCTGGGAGGCGGTGGGTGCCAACCGTCCGACCCGCCTGGTCGAGCTGCAGCCGCTGACCGACGACCTCCTCTTCGAGGGCCACCGCTTCGAGCTGACGGGCGGCCACCCCCTCCTGCCGGACCGCCACTACCTGTGGCAGGCCCGGCACCGGGCGATCGTCGGGGGCGTGCTGCTGTTCCAGAACCAGCACGTGTGGACGGCCGACACCCCCCGGCCCGAGCAGCGCGCCGCCTGGATCGAGCTGCTGAACGACATGGAGCTGCTGGATCCGGTGCTGGTCGTCCCCGGCCACCGGCTTCCCGGCTCCGCCACCGACGCAAGCGCGATCCGCTACACCCGCGACTACCTGCTCGCCTTCGAGACCATCCTCCCGGCCGCCTCCGACGGCGCCGAGGCCACGGCGGAGCTGGTCGAGCGCTACCCCGACGCGGGCATGCTGATCGCGGCCCAGATCGGGCCGAAGGTCGCCAAGGGCGAGATGGCCTGGGGCTGA
- the ligD gene encoding non-homologous end-joining DNA ligase has protein sequence MPSLSDPTETVTEIEGRRLKLTHLDKVLYPETGWPKAAAVHYYAQVAPLLLPHLAGRPASFLRFPEGVEGERFWAKRVPPGAPDWVTALDVTHKEETIRHVVVADLPTLLWAANLGALELHVPQWQHDPAEHDRLIIDLDPGPGATVVDCCAVALLARKELQADGLTAWPKTSGVKGLHLLVPIRPAPEHEATAYARRLAGRLRAANPALIVDRMDKSLRAGRVFVDWSQNNSAKTTVAPYSLRAGPRPTVSAPVTWTAVRSCRRPEELVLTPEQVAARTRDPMADLTDPRKHGALPH, from the coding sequence GTGCCCTCCCTGTCCGACCCCACGGAGACCGTCACCGAGATCGAGGGCCGCCGGCTGAAGCTCACCCACCTCGACAAGGTCCTCTACCCGGAGACCGGCTGGCCCAAGGCCGCCGCAGTGCACTACTACGCCCAGGTCGCACCCCTCCTGCTGCCCCACCTGGCCGGCCGCCCGGCCTCCTTCCTGCGCTTTCCCGAGGGCGTGGAGGGCGAGCGGTTCTGGGCCAAGCGCGTCCCGCCGGGCGCGCCGGACTGGGTGACCGCCCTCGATGTCACCCACAAGGAGGAGACCATCCGGCATGTCGTGGTCGCCGACCTGCCCACCCTGCTGTGGGCGGCCAACCTCGGCGCCCTCGAACTCCATGTGCCGCAGTGGCAGCACGACCCGGCCGAGCACGACCGGCTGATCATCGACCTCGACCCCGGGCCCGGCGCCACCGTCGTGGACTGCTGCGCCGTCGCCCTGCTGGCCCGCAAGGAGCTGCAGGCGGACGGTCTGACGGCCTGGCCCAAGACCTCCGGCGTCAAGGGCCTCCATCTGCTGGTGCCGATCCGGCCCGCCCCCGAGCACGAGGCCACCGCCTACGCCCGCCGCCTCGCCGGCCGGCTGCGCGCCGCGAACCCGGCCCTGATCGTCGACCGGATGGACAAGTCGCTGCGGGCCGGCCGGGTCTTCGTCGACTGGTCGCAGAACAACAGCGCCAAGACCACCGTCGCCCCCTACTCGCTGCGGGCCGGGCCCCGCCCCACGGTGTCCGCGCCGGTCACCTGGACCGCCGTACGGTCCTGCCGCCGGCCGGAGGAGCTGGTCCTGACGCCCGAGCAGGTGGCCGCCCGTACCCGGGACCCGATGGCGGACCTGACCGACCCGAGGAAGCACGGTGCCCTGCCGCACTGA
- a CDS encoding PHP domain-containing protein, whose protein sequence is MDPVQALERIAFLLEREQASTYRVQAFRHAADAVRVRLAEHPDPSALATHATRLAGVGPVTAQVIAEALAGGTPAYLADLEERAREPLATGGEELHAALRGDCHTHSDWSDGGSPIETMARTAQQLGHEWTVLTDHSPRLTVAKGLSADRLRAQLDVVAELNTRLAPFRLLTGIECDILDDGGLDQEDELLDRLDVVVASVHSKLRMEPMLMTRRLLAAVRNPRVDILGHCTGRLIGEKPRPESQFDADKVFAACADSGTAVEINCRPERRDPPGRLIERAVEAGCLFAIDTDAHAPGQLSWQPYGCARAARAGIGPERIVTTWTARQLLTWTASRRTPRTPRPSRTRR, encoded by the coding sequence ATGGACCCCGTTCAGGCGCTCGAGCGGATCGCCTTCCTGCTGGAGCGCGAGCAGGCCTCGACCTACCGGGTGCAGGCCTTCCGGCACGCCGCCGACGCCGTCCGCGTTCGGCTCGCCGAGCACCCCGACCCCTCGGCTCTCGCGACCCACGCGACCCGGCTCGCGGGCGTCGGGCCGGTCACCGCGCAGGTGATCGCCGAGGCCCTGGCCGGCGGTACCCCGGCGTACCTCGCCGACCTGGAGGAACGCGCCCGCGAACCGCTGGCCACCGGCGGTGAGGAGCTGCACGCGGCCTTACGCGGCGACTGCCACACGCACTCCGACTGGTCCGACGGCGGCAGCCCGATCGAGACCATGGCCCGCACCGCGCAGCAGCTCGGCCACGAGTGGACCGTGCTCACCGACCACTCGCCCCGGCTGACCGTCGCCAAGGGCCTGAGCGCCGACCGGCTGCGCGCGCAGCTCGACGTCGTCGCCGAGCTCAACACCCGGCTCGCCCCCTTCAGGCTGCTCACCGGCATCGAGTGCGACATCCTGGACGACGGAGGCCTCGACCAGGAGGACGAACTGCTCGACCGGCTGGACGTGGTCGTCGCCTCCGTCCACTCCAAGCTCCGGATGGAACCGATGCTGATGACCCGTCGGCTGCTCGCCGCCGTCCGCAACCCGCGGGTGGACATCCTGGGCCACTGCACCGGCCGCCTCATCGGCGAGAAGCCCCGCCCCGAGTCGCAGTTCGACGCGGACAAGGTCTTCGCCGCCTGCGCGGACTCCGGCACCGCCGTCGAGATCAACTGCCGCCCCGAGCGCCGCGATCCGCCCGGCCGCCTGATCGAACGGGCCGTCGAGGCCGGCTGTCTGTTCGCCATCGACACCGACGCCCACGCACCCGGCCAGCTCAGCTGGCAGCCGTACGGCTGCGCCCGCGCGGCCCGGGCCGGCATCGGCCCCGAACGGATCGTCACCACCTGGACGGCCCGTCAGCTCCTGACCTGGACCGCGAGCCGGCGTACGCCGCGTACCCCGCGCCCCTCGCGCACCCGGCGGTGA
- a CDS encoding DUF6158 family protein yields the protein MPHPDTLQDRSAGVPPPALDTDVLVRELEQLHRTRHETFLWGSDDALQRHTLRMGQLEAEYLRRYPYRQVSAGRTRAGARARDAAARAESKPE from the coding sequence ATGCCACACCCCGACACCCTGCAGGACAGGTCTGCGGGCGTCCCGCCGCCCGCCCTCGACACGGATGTGCTGGTGCGGGAGCTGGAGCAGCTGCACCGCACGCGGCACGAGACCTTCCTCTGGGGTTCCGACGACGCCTTGCAACGGCACACCCTGCGGATGGGGCAGTTGGAGGCCGAGTACCTGCGGCGCTACCCGTACCGCCAGGTGTCGGCCGGGCGGACCAGGGCGGGCGCCCGGGCCCGGGACGCCGCCGCACGAGCGGAGTCCAAACCCGAGTGA
- a CDS encoding NADP-dependent succinic semialdehyde dehydrogenase, protein MPIATVNPATGETLETFQPLDRDALEVRLARAEAAFRDYRTTGFEHRAELLRRAADVMDAYQDQLARTVTTEMGKPLAQAKAETAKCAKALRWYADHGAALIADELPGEGDVADSGATAAYVRYRPLGPVLAVMPWNFPLWQVIRFAAPALMAGNVGLLKHASNVPRTALALEELFHRAGAPEGVFQTLLIGTDAVGDVIRDDRVVAVTLTGSEGAGRAVAAAAGDALKKTVMELGGSDPFVVLPSADLTAAVRTAVRARTQNNGQSCIAAKRFIVHSDVYPRFAVEFADAMSALRVGDPMDAETEIGPLATRQGRDDLAALVADALAHGATAEAGGLHSGGPELSDVSGGWYYPPTVLTNITPEMRIHHEEAFGPVATLYRVNSLDEAIALANDSPYGLSSNVWTTEPAEQERCVRDIEAGGVFFNGMTASHPALPFGGVKRSGYGRELNAHGIREFCNVTTVWLGHI, encoded by the coding sequence ATGCCCATCGCAACCGTCAACCCCGCGACCGGCGAGACCCTGGAGACCTTCCAACCGCTGGACCGCGACGCCTTGGAGGTGCGCCTGGCCCGTGCGGAGGCCGCGTTCCGCGACTACCGGACCACCGGCTTCGAGCACCGGGCCGAGCTGCTGCGGCGCGCCGCCGACGTCATGGACGCCTACCAGGACCAGCTGGCCCGCACGGTGACCACCGAGATGGGCAAGCCGCTCGCGCAAGCCAAGGCCGAGACGGCCAAGTGCGCCAAGGCCCTGCGCTGGTACGCCGACCACGGTGCCGCCCTGATCGCCGACGAGCTCCCGGGCGAGGGCGACGTCGCGGACTCCGGCGCGACGGCCGCGTACGTCCGCTACCGCCCGCTCGGGCCGGTGCTGGCCGTGATGCCGTGGAACTTCCCGCTCTGGCAGGTGATCCGCTTCGCCGCGCCCGCGCTGATGGCGGGCAACGTCGGCCTGCTCAAGCACGCCTCCAACGTGCCCCGGACGGCGCTGGCGCTGGAGGAGCTGTTCCACCGCGCCGGGGCACCCGAGGGCGTCTTCCAGACGCTGCTGATCGGCACCGACGCGGTCGGGGACGTGATCCGCGACGACCGGGTCGTCGCGGTGACCCTGACCGGCAGCGAGGGGGCCGGGCGGGCGGTCGCGGCGGCGGCCGGGGACGCACTGAAGAAGACCGTGATGGAGCTGGGCGGCAGCGACCCCTTCGTCGTCCTGCCCAGCGCCGACCTGACGGCCGCCGTCCGGACGGCGGTGCGGGCGCGGACCCAGAACAACGGCCAGTCCTGCATCGCGGCCAAGCGCTTCATCGTGCACTCGGACGTCTACCCCCGGTTCGCCGTCGAGTTCGCCGACGCCATGAGCGCCCTGCGGGTCGGGGACCCGATGGACGCGGAGACCGAGATCGGCCCGCTGGCGACCCGGCAGGGCCGGGACGACCTGGCGGCGCTGGTCGCGGACGCGCTGGCCCACGGCGCCACCGCCGAGGCCGGCGGCCTGCACTCCGGCGGACCCGAGCTCTCGGACGTGTCGGGCGGCTGGTACTACCCGCCGACCGTCCTCACCAACATCACCCCGGAGATGCGGATCCACCACGAGGAGGCCTTCGGCCCGGTCGCCACCCTGTACCGGGTGAACAGCCTGGACGAGGCGATCGCCCTCGCCAACGACTCGCCGTACGGGCTGAGCTCCAACGTCTGGACCACGGAGCCGGCCGAGCAGGAGCGCTGCGTGCGGGACATCGAGGCGGGCGGGGTGTTCTTCAACGGCATGACGGCCTCGCACCCCGCGCTGCCGTTCGGCGGCGTCAAGCGGTCCGGGTACGGGCGGGAGCTGAACGCGCACGGGATCCGCGAGTTCTGCAACGTCACCACCGTCTGGCTCGGGCATATTTGA
- a CDS encoding GNAT family N-acetyltransferase, with amino-acid sequence MRIRAVAVEELPLLQDIERAAGECFRGIGMPEIADDDPFPLEELARYQRAGLAWVAADGADRPVAYLLADPVDGNLHVEQVSVHPDSARRRVGSSLLDHLAARAAADGTPALTLTTFAHVPWNAPYYARFGFQQLDESVLTPGLREIRRREAAHGLDRWPRVCMRRAL; translated from the coding sequence ATGCGCATCCGAGCAGTCGCCGTTGAGGAGCTTCCCCTCCTCCAGGACATCGAGCGGGCCGCCGGGGAGTGCTTCCGCGGCATCGGCATGCCGGAGATCGCCGATGACGATCCCTTCCCGCTCGAGGAACTCGCCCGCTACCAGCGGGCCGGGCTGGCCTGGGTGGCGGCCGACGGAGCCGACCGTCCGGTGGCGTACCTCCTCGCCGATCCCGTCGACGGCAACCTCCACGTCGAGCAGGTCTCGGTCCACCCGGACAGCGCCCGCCGCCGGGTGGGCAGCTCGCTGCTGGACCACCTCGCAGCCCGGGCCGCGGCCGACGGGACACCTGCGCTCACCCTGACCACGTTCGCCCACGTGCCGTGGAACGCCCCCTACTACGCTCGCTTCGGCTTCCAGCAGCTGGACGAGAGCGTTCTCACCCCCGGCCTCCGGGAGATCCGGCGGCGCGAGGCCGCCCACGGCCTGGACCGCTGGCCGCGGGTCTGCATGCGGCGTGCCCTGTAG